Sequence from the Streptomyces mobaraensis NBRC 13819 = DSM 40847 genome:
CGTCGTCCCGGCGGACGCGACGCGCTGACGGGCGCGGCGGACGCGGCAGAGGCGGTGAGCGCGGCGGACGTGACGGACGTAACGGACACGCCCGCCGGCGCCCGGCGGCCCGGCACCCCGTGACCGGGCGGCCGGAGCCACCAGGTACCGTCACAGGGGTGTACCGCTTCCTGCTGACCCGGCAGTGGGTGATCCTCACGCTCGTGGGGCTCGTCCTCATCCCGGTGATGATCGAATTGGGCTTCTGGCAGCTCCATCGCCATGAGCAACGGGTGGCGCGCAACAACCGCATCGAACACAGCCTCACCCACCCGCCCGTGCCCGTCACCGAACTCACCGCGCCCGGGCGCGAGGTGCCGGGCGACAACGTCTGGCGCCGGGGCACCGCCCGGGGCCGGTACGACGTCAAGGGCGAGGTGGTGGCGCGACTCCGCACCGACAACTCCGGCAAGTCCGGATATATGGTCATCACGCCCTTCGTACTGGAGGACGGCAAGGCCATCCTGGTCAACCGCGGCTGGGTGCCGGCCGACGCGGGCCAGCGCGAGTTCCCCCAGGTACCCGCGCCGCCGTCCGGCACGATCGACCTGGTCGGCCGTCTGCGCGCGGACGAGGACCCGGGCAGCGGCATCCGTGACACGAAGGGGCTGCCGCCCCGGATGATCATGATCATCAACAGCCGTCGGCAGGGCGAGCAGTTGCACCGCCCGATGCTGGGCGGCTACCTGGAGCTCATCTCCCCCGCGCCCGCCGGCCAGCCGCAGACGATCGACGACCCCGATCACAGCAGCATCGGCAACCACATGGCGTACACCGTGCAGTGGTGGCTGTTCTCGGCGTTCGTACCGGTCGGCTGGGTGATCCTGGTCCGGCGGGAGCGCCGCGACCAGGTGGCCGCCGCGGCGGCGGCCGCGGCCGCGCCGAAGGACGCCGGGGACCCGGCCGGCCCGGCGGACCCGACCACCGCCGCGAAGCCCGAACCCGAGCCGAAGGCCGAGGCGCAGCCCGACCCCGGGCCGAAGCCCGAGCCCCAGCCCAAGGCCGGTGCCACCGCGGCCCCTCCCGCCTCGGACTGACCACCTCGCCCCGCTGACAAGCCATCCCCCGCCCGGCACACTGGCCGCATGGATCTTGGACTCAAGGACCGGGTGTACGTGCTCACCGGCGCGACCCGCGGGCTGGGCCTCGCCACCGCCCGCCGACTGGTGGCCGACGGGGCCCGTGTGGTGCTCTCCGGCCGGGACGCGGCGACGGCGGAGGCCGTCGCCGCGGACCTCGGCCCCGGCGCGGTCGGCGTGGCCGCCGACAACGCGGACCCGGCCGCGGCCGGGCGGCTGATCGCCACCGCGCGCGAGCGCTTCGGCCGCTTCGACGGCGTCCTCGTCAGCGTCGGCGGCCCGCCGGCGGGCCGGTTCGCCGACAACGACGACGACCAGTGGCGGGCGGCCTTCGAGTCCGTCTTCCTCGGCGCCGTACGGCTCGCCCGGACCGCCGCCGGCGAGCTGTCCGAGGGCGGGGTGATCGGCTTCGTCCTCTCCTCGTCCGTCCACGAGCCCATCACCGGCCTCACCGTCTCCAACGGCCTCCGGCCCGGCCTGGCCGGCTTCGCCAAGTCCCTCGCGACGGAACTCGGCCCGCGCGGCATCCGCGTCGTCGGCCTGCTGCCCGGCCGCATCGACACCGACCGGGTCCGCGAACTCGACGGCCTCACCGAGGACCCGGAGGCGACCAGGGCCGCCCGCGCGGCGGAGATCCCGCTCCGCCGCTACGGCACCCCGGAGGAGTTCGGCACGGTGGCGGCCTTCGCCCTGTCCCCCGCCGCCTCCTACCTCACGGGCGTCATGATCCCCGTCGACGGCGGAGCACGCCACGGCTTCTGACCCGCCGACGCGCCTCCGGCCCCGGCGACGGGGCGCGCACCCCGCCGCACAACCCCGCGCGCCCCGACCGGAGGCCGGTTGGGCTCCCCGTGGGGCCGCCCCTCGAACGCGGGCGTCAGCCCACCCGTTCCGCTCGGTGCCGTACCGCGCGCAGGCGGACCTTCGCCCGTAGGCGGGGCAGGCCCGCCGATGTGCGGGCGTGGTGGAGGGCCTCCGTGTTCAGGCGGCGCAGGGCCGTCGCCGGGGCCGCGTGGGGGGCCAGGGTGAGGGTGATCCGGGCCTCCGGGCCGCCGCGGCGGCGGGTGAGGACGACGCGGGCGTGGTCGACGCCGTCCAGCGCCCCCGCCTCCGCGGTCAGCGCCTCCTCCAACGCGCGCCCCCGCAGCCGGGCCACCTCGCCGTCGCCGCAGTCGACGGCGATCTCGCGCAGCCGGCGCCGCCGCAGTTGGGCGAGCAGCCACCACAGGGCCAGCAGCACCAGGACGGCGAGGACCCCGAACACCACGGCCCACCACCCGTCGCGCCCGCGCCACCGGCGCCGCTCGGCGTCGGTGAGCAGCACGTCGTCGGGGTCGGAGAACGGCCAGGCGGACGGCAGCGAGAAGTCCCAGTGCACGGGCAGGTCGAGGGCGCCGACGAGCACGGCGGCGCCGAGGGCCACGAGCAGGATCCCGGTCAGGCCCAGCAGCACCCGGTTGACGGTCCTCAGCACCGTACGCTCACCGCCTCGCCGGGCGGCGCACCCTGACCGAGAGGACGGGACGCCGGGCGAGGCCCAACTCCCTTACCCCGTCGGCGAGGACGCCGTCCACGTCGGTACGGACCTCGTCGAGGTCCCGGAAGTGCGCCTGGGCGCGGGCCCGTACGGCGATCCGGCCGACCTCGACGCGGACGGACTGCACGCCCGGCACCTCCATCACCCGGTCCCGGAGCACCAGCGCCGCCGCCCTCCGGTCGAGCCCCGCGCGGAGGTCGGGGGTCTCGCGGCGCATCGGCAGCACCGCCCGCCGCCCGGGCGTGACCGCCAGGACGAGCAGCCAGATCCCGGCCAGGACGGCGAGCACGGCGCCGGTCACGATCCAGCCGTCGCCGAGCGGCCGGTGGGCGAGTTCACGGGCGAGCCGGCGGCGCCAGCCCATCGCCGGGTGGCCCGCGCGGACGGCGGCCACGTCGTAGAGGAACAGCCCGGTCAGGCCGAGGACGACGAGGGCGATCAGGGCGGCGGGCAGCCGGCGGGCGGACCAGAAGCGGCCGGCGCGCCCGACGTCCAGCCGCTCCGTCCCCTCGGGGGGGTCGGGCGGTTCCGCGGGGTCCGGTGCCGGAGGCGCCGTGGGCTCGCTCATCGGACCCGCTCCATCGCGCCGCGCTCCATGTGCGGCGAGTGCAGCCGCTCCACCGTCACCACGACCTCCGGCACCTCCATGCCCGCCAGCGTCCGTACCCGCTCGACGATCCGCCGCCGGACCGCGCGGCAGTGCGCCCCGATGTCCGCCGGATACCCGAGCTCGACCGAGACGCGGACCCGGGCCGTCTCCTCATGGACGGTCACGGACGCGTGCGGGGGCGGGCGCCGGGCGTCCGCGCCGCCGCCCGCTCCCGTACCGCCGCCGGGCCCGCCCGGTTCCCCGTCGAGCGCCTCCCGCGCGGCCTGTGAAGCGATCTTCGCGACGACGCGGTCGGCGATCCGGGTCGCCCCGCGTGCGGCCGGTTCCACGGCCCGCCCTCCCGGCACCGCCTACCTCCGCCGGCCGTCGTGTTCACGGTCGCGGGCGCGCGGCCGGAAGAAGTCGCCGGGCTCCAGGTCTCCCTCCAGGAACCGGCCCACGACGAACCCGACGGCGCCCAGCGCCGCCACCAGCAGAAAAGCGCCGAACCCGCCGAAGTACCCGGCGAATCCCAGCGCCATGCCGACGATCAAGCCGACCACGGCCATGCTCATCGTGCGCTCCTCAACGAGTCGGACGGGCGGGCCGGCCCGGGGGGCCGGCCGGTGTGCCTCACTGGATCCTGGGCGGCGCCGGCTCCTCCTCTTCCTCGTCCGGCAGCTTCACATCGCTCACGGCGATGTTCACCTCGACGACCTCCAGACCGGTCATCCGCTCGACCGCGGAGATCACGTTCTCCCGCACGGCGCGGGCCACATCGGCGATGGCGACGCCGTAGTCGACGACGATCTCCAGGTCGAGCGCGGTCTGCACCTCGCCGACCTCGGCTTTCACACCCCGTGTGACGGATTTGCCGCCACCGGGCACCCGGTCGCGGACCGCGCCGAACGTCCTGGCCAGCCCGCCGCCCATCGCGTGCACGCCGACCACGTCACGGGCGGCCATTCCGGCGATCTTCTCGACGACGCCGTCGGCGATGGTGGTACGGCCCCGGTCGGCGGGGGCCACGAACTCCTTGGCGCCGCCCTCGCGGCCTTCCGCGGTGTCGGTCATGGTCGTTCGCCTCGCTTCCGAAGGAGTGTTCCTGGGACGGGAAAGGGAGGGGAAAGCGTTACCGATCCTGTTGCCACCATAGGCCCTGCTGGGGGGAGTTTCGCGGCGTGTGCGGCATCCCGGGCGTCCGCCGCCGTCTCCTCCCCGCCTCTCGCGCCGTCCGGCGCGCCGGACGGCGCGGAATGCGGCAGTCTGGTGCCTCCGGGACGGACGACCGACAGCGGTGGGACGACAGCGGTGGGACGACAGGGATGACCGTGGACACGCAGACCGGACCGGACCGGCCGGACGACGGGCACACCGACGGCGGGCACTCCACCGGCGAACGCGCCGACGGGCCCGACGCGCTCGCCCGCGCCGTCCGCCGGCAGCTCGGGCTCGGCTCGCTGCTGCCCCTGGGGGACCCGGCCGACGGCGCCTGGATCACCGAGGAGGCGGTGGCCGGGGTGCTGCGCCGCGCGGCGCGCGGGGTGGCGGGCGTCCGGCTCGGCGCCCTCCGCGTCACGACGGCCGGAAGCGCGTCCGGTGCCGTACCGCCATCCGGGTTCCCCGCCCCGCCCGGCGCCCTCCCGCCGGGCCCGCTGCGCTGCGCCGCGGACCTGACGGCGGCGCTCGTCCCCGGCGCCGTTCCCCACGAGTTCGCGCACGGCGTCCCCCACGAGCCGCTGTACGAGACGGCCGACCGGTTGCGCACCGCGCTGTGGGCGGTCTCCGAGGAACGGCTGGGGCTGGAGTGGGCGGCGATCGACCTGAGGGTGACGGACGTCCTCGCCGACCTGCCGCCGGAAGGGAACGGGACAGCCGAACCGGATCAGGGAACTCCGGCCCCTCCGGCCCCTCCAGCCCCTTCATCCGCCGGCTCCGGACCCGCCGCCCCCGTGCGGGCCGCCGCGCTCGCCGTCCCCGGCGTGGCCCGCGAGCACGCGGTGCTCGGCGCGGGCCGCGACCCCGCCGCCCGGGTGCAGATCGCCGTCGCCGGCGGGCACCGGGCGGCCGACGTGGCCCGGGCGGTGCGCGGCGCGCTGGGCCCGGCGCCGGTCGCCGTGGTCGTCACGGCCGTCGACCCGACGGAGGCGGGTGCCGAGGGCCACCGGGCACACCGGCGCACGGTGGACCCGGGGGCGGTACGGCCGGGGTCACCGGGCGGGCCGGGGCGCGGGGGCGCGCCCTAGAATCCCGGACGTCGACTTCGAGGGGGGCGAAGCACGTCATGACGCACACGGGTCCACGCCGTCCGGGACCGCACTGGCCACCGCCCCACGTGCCGCCGCCCGGGCCGTGGCCGCCGCGACCGCCGCACCGGGCGCGTAGGGGCGGCTGCGTCGTGGGGGTGTTCGGCTCCGCCCGCCGCAGAGCGCGGGCCGTCTTCGCCGCTCCCGGTCCCGGCCGGGTCGAGGACCCGCTGGTCACCCGGGTGCAGTCGGTGCGCGCCCTGCTGGGCGCGCTGGCGACGTTCGGGCTGATCTCGGTCTACGGGGTGGACGGCGGCTGGTCGGCGGTGGTCGACGACGGGCTGAGCAAGCTGTTCCTGGCCCCCGTGGTGCTCATCGTGCTCGGCCCGGTCGTCGTCGCCTGCTTCATCTGGTACGCGCCGCGGCGCCACCGCCCGCTGCTGCGGTCGCGGCTGCGGCACCCGCTGAAGGCGGTCGGCTGGTACCTGGGCGCGGTCCTCGCACTGGTCGGCTGCGTGACCGGGTACTCCTACCTCAACGGCACCAGGGCGCTGGGCTCGGCGACCGGCCTGCTGGCGCTGGTCACGGGGCCGTTGGCGCTGTGGCTGATCCTGTTCCTCGTGTTCGCCTCCGGCTCGGCCGCCCGGTACGCGTTCAACACCGCCGATGTGCACGCGGCTCTGCCGGCGGTGCTCACGGTGGTGCTGGTGTGGGCGCTCGCCCTGCTCTCCCTGGGCGACGGGCTGCCGAACGGGCCGACGGCGATCCGGGCCGCCGCGTTCCTCGGCGGCCCGGTCTCGGTGACGGCCGTGGCCTTGTGGGAGCTGTGGTTCCTCAGGAAGCGGTACGGCGTACGGATACGCGGCTGACCGCCGGGCGGTGCCCCCCGGCGGTCACCTG
This genomic interval carries:
- the amaP gene encoding alkaline shock response membrane anchor protein AmaP, translated to MLRTVNRVLLGLTGILLVALGAAVLVGALDLPVHWDFSLPSAWPFSDPDDVLLTDAERRRWRGRDGWWAVVFGVLAVLVLLALWWLLAQLRRRRLREIAVDCGDGEVARLRGRALEEALTAEAGALDGVDHARVVLTRRRGGPEARITLTLAPHAAPATALRRLNTEALHHARTSAGLPRLRAKVRLRAVRHRAERVG
- a CDS encoding Asp23/Gls24 family envelope stress response protein; amino-acid sequence: MTDTAEGREGGAKEFVAPADRGRTTIADGVVEKIAGMAARDVVGVHAMGGGLARTFGAVRDRVPGGGKSVTRGVKAEVGEVQTALDLEIVVDYGVAIADVARAVRENVISAVERMTGLEVVEVNIAVSDVKLPDEEEEEPAPPRIQ
- a CDS encoding Asp23/Gls24 family envelope stress response protein — protein: MEPAARGATRIADRVVAKIASQAAREALDGEPGGPGGGTGAGGGADARRPPPHASVTVHEETARVRVSVELGYPADIGAHCRAVRRRIVERVRTLAGMEVPEVVVTVERLHSPHMERGAMERVR
- a CDS encoding DUF6286 domain-containing protein, which translates into the protein MSEPTAPPAPDPAEPPDPPEGTERLDVGRAGRFWSARRLPAALIALVVLGLTGLFLYDVAAVRAGHPAMGWRRRLARELAHRPLGDGWIVTGAVLAVLAGIWLLVLAVTPGRRAVLPMRRETPDLRAGLDRRAAALVLRDRVMEVPGVQSVRVEVGRIAVRARAQAHFRDLDEVRTDVDGVLADGVRELGLARRPVLSVRVRRPARR
- a CDS encoding SURF1 family protein gives rise to the protein MYRFLLTRQWVILTLVGLVLIPVMIELGFWQLHRHEQRVARNNRIEHSLTHPPVPVTELTAPGREVPGDNVWRRGTARGRYDVKGEVVARLRTDNSGKSGYMVITPFVLEDGKAILVNRGWVPADAGQREFPQVPAPPSGTIDLVGRLRADEDPGSGIRDTKGLPPRMIMIINSRRQGEQLHRPMLGGYLELISPAPAGQPQTIDDPDHSSIGNHMAYTVQWWLFSAFVPVGWVILVRRERRDQVAAAAAAAAAPKDAGDPAGPADPTTAAKPEPEPKAEAQPDPGPKPEPQPKAGATAAPPASD
- a CDS encoding SDR family oxidoreductase; protein product: MDLGLKDRVYVLTGATRGLGLATARRLVADGARVVLSGRDAATAEAVAADLGPGAVGVAADNADPAAAGRLIATARERFGRFDGVLVSVGGPPAGRFADNDDDQWRAAFESVFLGAVRLARTAAGELSEGGVIGFVLSSSVHEPITGLTVSNGLRPGLAGFAKSLATELGPRGIRVVGLLPGRIDTDRVRELDGLTEDPEATRAARAAEIPLRRYGTPEEFGTVAAFALSPAASYLTGVMIPVDGGARHGF